The following coding sequences lie in one Gloeomargarita sp. SKYB120 genomic window:
- a CDS encoding FAD-dependent oxidoreductase — protein sequence ALVVSAGLGSTQIPGLSAPFRLEPVLGQAVEVWCPELADYPVIYGQETAIVPQASGSVWVGATVEARTTPDPATWEQLWQRAVAMCPVLQGKTWQRQWYGLRPRPVDQTAPIVQNDPHCPWVIWATGHYRNGVLLAPWTAQEVKRRLWELASATSSMGK from the coding sequence CGCGCTGGTGGTGAGCGCGGGGTTGGGGTCCACGCAAATTCCAGGGTTATCGGCGCCGTTCCGGCTGGAACCGGTGTTGGGACAGGCTGTGGAGGTTTGGTGTCCGGAGTTGGCCGACTACCCAGTCATCTACGGGCAAGAGACGGCGATTGTTCCCCAGGCGTCGGGCAGTGTTTGGGTTGGCGCAACTGTGGAAGCAAGAACGACCCCGGACCCGGCCACCTGGGAGCAGCTTTGGCAAAGGGCAGTGGCAATGTGTCCCGTTTTACAGGGCAAAACCTGGCAACGGCAGTGGTACGGTTTACGCCCGCGACCGGTTGACCAGACGGCGCCAATTGTGCAAAACGACCCCCACTGTCCCTGGGTTATCTGGGCGACGGGTCACTACCGCAATGGAGTGCTGCTCGCTCCCTGGACTGCGCAGGAGGTTAAGCGACGGCT